A window from Montipora capricornis isolate CH-2021 chromosome 7, ASM3666992v2, whole genome shotgun sequence encodes these proteins:
- the LOC138057451 gene encoding tyrosinase-like isoform X2, producing MIREWNFTYSHYQAFQLEDDRHDWPNALYHKTCKCQSNFAGYDCSKCKFGYYGNNCKQKKILTRKNFVRLSAEEKDRYMRYINMSRYSESDYVVTSTPYKVINRTVQAGGDPASLFYNVTNYDLFVWIHYFARYGTTYPNNKTHAVIDFGHEGQGFLSWHRLYMLEWERTVQEVAGDDNFSLPFWDWTSNKDERDPTIFSEDLLGVTQQEDGVVQGKYFKDWYAICTSTVEQNETNKLTLCNPTVRRPGLERSTKKENEIKNKTLGYTMTFPSKEEVNFALRFETFGLPPYSKVSSCNFVNILEGYASTKTGYSLPTRYTLHNLVHIIVGGAMSEVRSASNDPIFLLHHSFVDRIFEKWLRKYNKDASVLSILDAPIGHNRHDVLVPLFPLHTHEQLFKKSFEFGYEYEDVDENGKSSDDEEPVQPIDLGQCPVPCPVVSAVAAIQTCSNSCPVVSAVTGIQTCSWLMISSLALLLSD from the exons ATGATTCGTGAATGGAATTTTACCTACAGTCATTACCAGGCATTCCAGTTGGAGGACGATCGTCACGACTGGCCAAATGCCCTCTACCACAAAACCTGCAAATGCCAATCAAACTTCGCTGGTTATGACTGCAGCAAGTGCAAGTTTGGTTACTATGGTAACAACTGCAAACAAAAGAAGATCCTGACGAGGAAGAATTTTGTCAGATTGTCAGCCGAGGAGAAGGATCGCTACATGAGATACATCAACATGTCCAGGTACTCTGAAAGTGATTATGTGGTGACTTCGACTCCTTACAAAGTGATCAACAGAACCGTGCAAGCTGGTGGAGACCCTGCGTCCTTGTTTTACAACGTCACCAACTATGACCTGTTCGTGTGGATACATTATTTCGCAAGATATGGTACAACTTAtccaaacaacaaaacacacGCAGTCATTGACTTTGGGCATGAGGGCCAGGGGTTTCTTTCGTGGCATCGACTATACATGCTTGAGTGGGAGAGAACCGTGCAGGAAGTTGCCGGTGATGACAatttttctcttcctttctGGGATTGGACTTCAAATAAAGATGAGCGTGACCCTACTATTTTCTCTGAAGATTTACTTGGCGTGACACAACAAGAAGACGGCGTGGTGCAAGGCAAATATTTTAAAGATTGGTACGCCATTTGCACTAGTACTGTAGAACAAAATGAAACCAATAAACTGACACTGTGTAATCCTACAGTTCGGCGGCCCGGGCTGGAGCGTTCGacgaagaaagaaaacgaaataaaaaacaagaccCTAGGATACACGATGACGTTTCCAAGCAAAGAAGAAGTCAATTTTGCTCTCCGGTTTGAAACCTTCGGGCTACCGCCTTACAGCAAAGTGTCGAGCTGCAATTTCGTAAACATCCTTGAAGGCTACGCCAGTACCAAGACTGGATATAGCTTGCCCACTCGCTACACCTTGCACAACCTGGTTCACATCATTGTCGGGGGAGCCATGTCAGAAGTACGCTCAGCATCTAATGATCCAATTTTTTTACTGCACCATTCTTTCGTGGATCGCATCTTTGAAAAGTGGCTTCGCAAGTATAACAAAGACGCCTCTGTTCTTTCTATCCTCGACGCACCCATTGGCCACAACAGGCACGACGTCCTTGTACCATTGTTTCCATTGCACACCCATGAGCAGTTGTTTAAGAAGTCTTTTGAGTTCGGTTATGAATACGAGGATGTTGACGAAAATG GCAAATCCTCTGATGATGAAGAGCCTGTGCAGCCAATAGATTTGGGACAGTGCCCGGTACCTTGCCCGGTAGTTTCTGCCGTGGCAGCCATACAAACATGTTCGAATTCGTGCCCGGTAGTTTCTGCAGTGACAGGCATACAAACATGTTCGTGGTTAATGATATCCAGCCTAGCTTTGTTGCTGTCTGATTAA
- the LOC138057451 gene encoding tyrosinase-like isoform X1, protein MSRRVAFTWRLLYFFAVSLPLTEGQFPKVCVTLDSLKSKECCPIPKGFSAPCGSDGNRGTCQELMIREWNFTYSHYQAFQLEDDRHDWPNALYHKTCKCQSNFAGYDCSKCKFGYYGNNCKQKKILTRKNFVRLSAEEKDRYMRYINMSRYSESDYVVTSTPYKVINRTVQAGGDPASLFYNVTNYDLFVWIHYFARYGTTYPNNKTHAVIDFGHEGQGFLSWHRLYMLEWERTVQEVAGDDNFSLPFWDWTSNKDERDPTIFSEDLLGVTQQEDGVVQGKYFKDWYAICTSTVEQNETNKLTLCNPTVRRPGLERSTKKENEIKNKTLGYTMTFPSKEEVNFALRFETFGLPPYSKVSSCNFVNILEGYASTKTGYSLPTRYTLHNLVHIIVGGAMSEVRSASNDPIFLLHHSFVDRIFEKWLRKYNKDASVLSILDAPIGHNRHDVLVPLFPLHTHEQLFKKSFEFGYEYEDVDENGKSSDDEEPVQPIDLGQCPVPCPVVSAVAAIQTCSNSCPVVSAVTGIQTCSWLMISSLALLLSD, encoded by the exons ATGAGTCGAAGAGTCGCTTTCACTTGgcgtttgctttatttttttgctgTCAGTTTACCCTTGACAGAAGGCCAGTTTCCTAAAGTTTGCGTCACCCTCGACAGCTTGAAGAGCAAAGAGTGCTGTCCGATCCCAAAGGGCTTCAGTGCGCCTTGTGGTAGCGATGGCAACAGAGGCACGTGCCAGGAGTTGATGATTCGTGAATGGAATTTTACCTACAGTCATTACCAGGCATTCCAGTTGGAGGACGATCGTCACGACTGGCCAAATGCCCTCTACCACAAAACCTGCAAATGCCAATCAAACTTCGCTGGTTATGACTGCAGCAAGTGCAAGTTTGGTTACTATGGTAACAACTGCAAACAAAAGAAGATCCTGACGAGGAAGAATTTTGTCAGATTGTCAGCCGAGGAGAAGGATCGCTACATGAGATACATCAACATGTCCAGGTACTCTGAAAGTGATTATGTGGTGACTTCGACTCCTTACAAAGTGATCAACAGAACCGTGCAAGCTGGTGGAGACCCTGCGTCCTTGTTTTACAACGTCACCAACTATGACCTGTTCGTGTGGATACATTATTTCGCAAGATATGGTACAACTTAtccaaacaacaaaacacacGCAGTCATTGACTTTGGGCATGAGGGCCAGGGGTTTCTTTCGTGGCATCGACTATACATGCTTGAGTGGGAGAGAACCGTGCAGGAAGTTGCCGGTGATGACAatttttctcttcctttctGGGATTGGACTTCAAATAAAGATGAGCGTGACCCTACTATTTTCTCTGAAGATTTACTTGGCGTGACACAACAAGAAGACGGCGTGGTGCAAGGCAAATATTTTAAAGATTGGTACGCCATTTGCACTAGTACTGTAGAACAAAATGAAACCAATAAACTGACACTGTGTAATCCTACAGTTCGGCGGCCCGGGCTGGAGCGTTCGacgaagaaagaaaacgaaataaaaaacaagaccCTAGGATACACGATGACGTTTCCAAGCAAAGAAGAAGTCAATTTTGCTCTCCGGTTTGAAACCTTCGGGCTACCGCCTTACAGCAAAGTGTCGAGCTGCAATTTCGTAAACATCCTTGAAGGCTACGCCAGTACCAAGACTGGATATAGCTTGCCCACTCGCTACACCTTGCACAACCTGGTTCACATCATTGTCGGGGGAGCCATGTCAGAAGTACGCTCAGCATCTAATGATCCAATTTTTTTACTGCACCATTCTTTCGTGGATCGCATCTTTGAAAAGTGGCTTCGCAAGTATAACAAAGACGCCTCTGTTCTTTCTATCCTCGACGCACCCATTGGCCACAACAGGCACGACGTCCTTGTACCATTGTTTCCATTGCACACCCATGAGCAGTTGTTTAAGAAGTCTTTTGAGTTCGGTTATGAATACGAGGATGTTGACGAAAATG GCAAATCCTCTGATGATGAAGAGCCTGTGCAGCCAATAGATTTGGGACAGTGCCCGGTACCTTGCCCGGTAGTTTCTGCCGTGGCAGCCATACAAACATGTTCGAATTCGTGCCCGGTAGTTTCTGCAGTGACAGGCATACAAACATGTTCGTGGTTAATGATATCCAGCCTAGCTTTGTTGCTGTCTGATTAA